A DNA window from Labrys wisconsinensis contains the following coding sequences:
- a CDS encoding aspartate dehydrogenase, whose translation MQSTPFRTPSPRVAVIGAGAMALALAAGLAGGDPPLRIGAVLARRPPAAPAFDGMAVCADAAGLLAWGPDLVVECAGHGAMRDLVPACLAAGVDCIIASVGALAEPAVLADVRAAAERGRARLVVPAGALGGLDALAAARLAGLTAVTYRGSKPPAAWKGTPAEEACDLDALERPAIVFEGSAAEAAARFPRNANVTAALALAGLGPEATRVTLVADPGLVANTHRIEAEGAFGRFVFETENRALPDNPRTSLLAALSLQHAVLNHVAPLIP comes from the coding sequence ATGCAGAGCACACCCTTCCGAACCCCGAGCCCGCGCGTGGCCGTCATCGGCGCCGGCGCCATGGCGCTCGCGCTCGCCGCGGGCCTCGCCGGCGGCGACCCGCCGCTGCGGATCGGCGCGGTGCTGGCGCGCCGGCCGCCTGCTGCGCCCGCCTTCGACGGCATGGCCGTCTGCGCCGACGCCGCGGGCCTGCTCGCCTGGGGGCCGGACCTGGTGGTCGAATGCGCCGGCCATGGCGCGATGCGAGACCTCGTTCCCGCCTGCCTCGCCGCCGGCGTCGACTGCATCATCGCCTCGGTCGGCGCCCTGGCCGAGCCGGCCGTGCTGGCCGACGTCCGGGCAGCAGCGGAGCGCGGCCGGGCGCGCCTCGTCGTCCCCGCCGGCGCGCTCGGCGGGCTCGACGCCCTCGCCGCCGCCAGGCTCGCCGGCCTCACTGCCGTGACCTATCGCGGCAGCAAGCCGCCCGCCGCCTGGAAAGGCACCCCGGCCGAGGAAGCCTGCGACCTCGACGCCCTGGAGCGGCCCGCCATCGTCTTCGAGGGCTCGGCGGCGGAGGCGGCGGCCCGCTTTCCCCGCAACGCCAACGTCACCGCCGCGCTCGCCCTGGCCGGCCTCGGTCCGGAGGCGACCCGGGTGACGCTGGTCGCCGACCCCGGCCTCGTCGCCAACACCCACCGCATCGAGGCCGAGGGCGCATTCGGCCGCTTCGTGTTCGAGACGGAGAACCGGGCCCTGCCGGACAATCCCCGCACCTCCCTTCTGGCGGCGCTCAGCTTGCAGCACGCCGTGCTCAATCATGTCGCGCCCCTGATCCCGTGA
- a CDS encoding ROK family transcriptional regulator, with product MKDPGLGKNHGFTKRLNRQTVLGLLRRDPSLSRAEIARLVQLSPQAVSNITQDLWDGGLVVPAGKVYGGKGQPPTSYRIAADCGFGIGLHLDRTAVRAVLIDFAYAERAQIREPLTDPSEAGVRGTLRRLVDGLIAAAGVERRRVWGVGIASPRLRLDGEELDSPLLEGEFWSRVHGYELDRGLAEDTGLAVIVENDANAGALGELTFGRGVGLQHFCYLFLGHGLGGGLVQNGAIYRGGSANAGEVGRILVRRGEETLYLESILSLEGLLGRIAPGEDAIHDLDLSLPDLIDGARAATEAWIEAAADHLRWLVATLENTLDPQTILIGSDLPPHVLDRLVERAHPLHPTIGLRRDRAIPRLQAGLIGTDVIALGAATTPLLATLDPDPAATWTIRGRILDLYEPAGPGA from the coding sequence GTGAAAGACCCAGGCCTCGGGAAGAACCACGGCTTCACCAAGCGGCTGAACCGGCAGACGGTGCTCGGCCTGCTCAGGCGCGACCCCTCGCTCAGCCGCGCCGAGATCGCGCGCCTGGTGCAGCTCAGCCCGCAGGCCGTCTCCAACATCACCCAGGACCTGTGGGATGGCGGGCTGGTGGTGCCCGCCGGCAAGGTCTATGGCGGCAAGGGCCAGCCGCCGACGAGCTATCGCATCGCCGCCGATTGCGGCTTCGGCATCGGGCTGCACCTCGACCGCACCGCGGTGCGCGCCGTGCTGATCGATTTCGCCTATGCCGAGCGGGCGCAGATCCGCGAGCCGCTGACGGACCCGTCGGAAGCCGGGGTGCGCGGCACGCTGCGTCGTCTCGTCGACGGGCTCATCGCCGCCGCCGGCGTCGAGCGCCGGCGCGTCTGGGGCGTCGGCATCGCCTCACCCCGCCTGCGCCTCGATGGCGAGGAGCTCGACAGCCCGCTGCTGGAAGGCGAGTTCTGGAGCAGGGTGCACGGCTACGAGCTCGACCGCGGCCTGGCCGAGGACACGGGCCTTGCCGTCATCGTCGAGAACGACGCGAATGCCGGCGCCCTCGGCGAGCTCACCTTCGGCCGCGGCGTCGGCCTGCAGCATTTCTGCTACCTCTTCCTCGGCCACGGCCTCGGCGGCGGCCTGGTGCAGAACGGGGCGATCTACCGCGGCGGCTCGGCCAATGCCGGCGAGGTCGGCCGCATCCTGGTGCGGCGGGGCGAGGAGACGCTCTACCTGGAATCGATCCTGTCGCTCGAAGGCCTGCTCGGCCGGATCGCGCCGGGCGAGGATGCGATCCACGACCTCGACCTCAGCCTGCCCGACCTGATCGATGGCGCCCGCGCGGCGACCGAGGCCTGGATCGAGGCGGCGGCAGACCATCTGCGCTGGCTGGTCGCCACGCTGGAGAACACGCTCGACCCGCAGACGATCCTGATCGGCAGCGACCTGCCGCCGCATGTGCTGGACCGCCTGGTCGAGCGCGCCCACCCGCTGCATCCCACCATCGGCCTGCGCCGCGACCGCGCCATCCCCCGCCTGCAGGCCGGCCTGATCGGCACCGACGTGATCGCGCTCGGCGCCGCCACGACCCCCCTGCTGGCGACGCTCGACCCGGACCCGGCCGCGACCTGGACCATCCGCGGCCGCATCCTCGACCTCTACGAGCCGGCCGGTCCGGGGGCCTGA
- a CDS encoding carbohydrate ABC transporter permease produces MSGRLARREMRAAWLFLAPTLIALALVALWPLARTLFFSITDAELDDPASYAFVGLQNFLAVAQDRQWWRAVGNTVLFTAVSVSIETLLGLGIALLLNAALPGRGALRAAILIPWSIPVVVSAKIWEWMLHDQFGVINKLLIGLGILDKGLAWTADPALAMGVIIFVDVWITTPFMVLLILAGLQTIPAEMMEAAFVDGVPWWKRFWSLTLPMLRPAIGVAVLFRVLDAMRMFDLSYILAGNGERTMTVSIYARNQLISFQALGMGSAASTCVFLVIGLVAVLIIGALRLDRATAR; encoded by the coding sequence GTGAGCGGGCGCCTCGCCCGGCGCGAGATGCGCGCCGCCTGGCTGTTCCTGGCGCCGACGCTGATCGCCCTGGCGCTGGTGGCGCTCTGGCCGCTGGCGCGCACGCTGTTCTTCTCCATCACCGATGCCGAGCTCGACGATCCCGCCAGCTACGCGTTTGTCGGCCTGCAGAACTTCCTCGCCGTCGCGCAGGACCGGCAATGGTGGCGCGCCGTCGGCAACACCGTGCTGTTCACCGCCGTCTCTGTCTCGATCGAGACGCTGCTCGGGCTCGGCATCGCCCTGCTGCTCAACGCGGCGCTGCCGGGGCGCGGGGCCCTGCGCGCCGCGATCCTGATCCCCTGGTCGATCCCCGTGGTGGTCTCGGCCAAGATCTGGGAATGGATGCTCCATGATCAGTTCGGGGTGATCAACAAGCTCTTGATCGGCCTCGGCATCCTCGACAAGGGCCTGGCCTGGACCGCCGATCCCGCCCTGGCGATGGGCGTGATCATCTTCGTCGACGTCTGGATCACCACGCCCTTCATGGTGCTCTTGATCCTCGCCGGCCTGCAGACCATCCCCGCCGAAATGATGGAGGCGGCCTTCGTCGACGGCGTGCCGTGGTGGAAGCGGTTCTGGTCGCTGACCCTGCCGATGCTGCGGCCGGCGATCGGCGTCGCCGTGCTGTTCCGCGTGCTCGACGCCATGCGCATGTTCGACCTCAGCTACATCCTGGCCGGCAATGGCGAGCGGACGATGACGGTGTCGATCTATGCCCGCAACCAGCTGATCAGCTTCCAGGCGCTCGGCATGGGCTCGGCGGCCTCCACCTGCGTCTTCCTGGTGATCGGGCTGGTCGCCGTCCTGATCATCGGCGCGCTGCGGCTCGACCGCGCCACGGCGAGGTGA
- a CDS encoding carbohydrate ABC transporter permease, translated as MTTTLSRPARCRRSPRFYRWQRRAKAAGMIAAGLLVLVYTLFPYYWALVSSFRSGVALFSPSLVPSFDLTHYKALLADPVFTGSIVNSLIVAGSTTAISLALATMAAYALGRLSFAGKAAMLLAILMVSIFPQIAVMSGMFELVRWLGLYNRIGALILAYLIFTVPFTVWVLTSFMREFPRELEEAAIMDGCSHWRILTRILLPLMGPALASTGLLSFILAWNEFLFALTFILSDENRTVPVAIGLISGNSRYEYPFGPIMAASIIVTLPLIVLVLIFQRRIVTGLTAGAVKG; from the coding sequence ATGACGACCACCCTGTCCAGGCCCGCGCGCTGCCGCCGCTCGCCGCGCTTCTACCGCTGGCAGCGCCGGGCCAAGGCCGCCGGCATGATCGCCGCCGGGCTCCTCGTGCTCGTCTACACGCTGTTTCCCTACTACTGGGCGCTGGTCTCCTCCTTCCGCTCCGGCGTCGCCCTGTTCAGCCCGAGCCTGGTGCCGAGCTTCGACCTGACCCATTACAAGGCGCTGCTCGCCGACCCCGTCTTCACCGGCAGCATCGTCAATTCGCTGATCGTCGCCGGCTCGACCACGGCAATCTCGCTCGCCCTGGCGACGATGGCGGCCTATGCGCTGGGGCGCCTCAGCTTCGCCGGCAAGGCGGCGATGCTGCTGGCGATCCTGATGGTGTCGATCTTCCCGCAGATCGCCGTGATGTCCGGCATGTTCGAGCTGGTGCGCTGGCTCGGCCTCTACAACCGCATCGGCGCGCTGATCCTGGCCTATCTCATCTTCACCGTGCCGTTCACGGTCTGGGTGCTGACCAGCTTCATGCGCGAGTTTCCGCGCGAGCTGGAGGAGGCGGCGATCATGGACGGCTGCTCGCACTGGCGCATCCTGACGCGCATCCTGCTGCCGCTGATGGGCCCAGCGCTGGCGAGCACCGGCCTGCTCTCCTTCATCCTCGCCTGGAACGAGTTCCTGTTCGCCCTGACCTTCATCCTCTCCGACGAGAACCGCACCGTGCCGGTCGCCATCGGCCTGATCTCGGGCAACAGCCGCTACGAATATCCCTTCGGGCCGATCATGGCCGCTTCGATCATCGTCACGCTGCCGCTGATCGTGCTGGTGCTGATCTTCCAGCGCCGGATCGTCACGGGCCTCACCGCCGGCGCCGTCAAGGGCTGA
- a CDS encoding agmatinase, whose amino-acid sequence MTASPPFLGLPDRLADGRIPRAVIFGAGHGSTYPGKDSSGHALAADAIRAASQDDAALVEHWDFDLGGPLFDGKPACCIDAGDIPTTLHDNAGNRARIEARTREVLALPAVPILLGGDCSATIPFLAGFADRGPVWILQIDAHIDWRDEVHGERWGYSSPMRRASEMPHVAGIVQVGLRGVGSARLADIEAARHYGSRFVTAREIHAQGVEAALRHVPEGARVVVTLDCDSLDPGIMPGVAARTPGGLSYTQAIDLIAGLGRRAAIAGFDLVELYPPADMDGLSALTAARLLVNVIGTIVRQV is encoded by the coding sequence ATGACCGCCTCGCCGCCCTTCCTCGGCCTTCCCGATCGCCTCGCCGACGGCCGCATCCCCCGTGCGGTGATCTTCGGCGCCGGTCACGGCAGCACCTATCCCGGCAAGGACAGCAGTGGCCATGCCCTGGCCGCCGACGCCATCCGCGCCGCGAGCCAGGACGACGCCGCGCTCGTCGAGCACTGGGATTTCGATCTCGGCGGCCCGCTGTTCGACGGCAAGCCGGCCTGCTGCATCGACGCCGGCGACATCCCGACCACCCTGCATGACAATGCCGGCAACCGGGCGCGGATCGAGGCGAGGACGCGCGAGGTCCTGGCCTTGCCGGCGGTCCCGATCCTGCTCGGCGGCGACTGTTCCGCGACCATTCCCTTCCTCGCCGGGTTTGCGGATCGAGGGCCGGTCTGGATCCTGCAGATCGACGCCCATATCGACTGGCGCGACGAGGTCCATGGCGAACGCTGGGGCTATTCGAGCCCGATGCGCCGGGCGAGCGAGATGCCGCATGTCGCCGGCATCGTGCAGGTCGGCCTCCGCGGCGTCGGCAGCGCGCGCCTCGCCGACATCGAAGCGGCGCGGCACTATGGCAGCCGCTTCGTCACCGCCCGCGAGATTCACGCCCAGGGCGTCGAAGCCGCCCTGCGGCATGTTCCGGAAGGAGCTCGGGTCGTCGTCACCCTCGACTGCGACAGCCTCGATCCCGGCATCATGCCGGGCGTGGCGGCGCGCACCCCCGGCGGCCTCAGCTACACGCAGGCGATCGACCTGATCGCGGGCCTCGGCAGGCGGGCCGCGATCGCCGGATTCGACCTTGTCGAGCTCTATCCTCCCGCCGACATGGACGGCCTGTCGGCCCTGACCGCCGCGCGCCTTCTCGTCAATGTGATCGGCACCATCGTCCGGCAGGTTTGA
- a CDS encoding ABC transporter ATP-binding protein produces MASVSLTSVAKSYGHVDVIRDVDLAIADGEFVVFVGPSGCGKSTLLRLIAGLVPVTSGDIRIDGEVMTDVPASERGIAIVFQSYALYPHMTVARNIGFALETAGLGRAAIREKVERIAAMLRIGHLLDRRPRELSGGQRQRVAIGRALVRQPEVFLFDEPLSNLDTDLRTEMRVEIARLHDELGTTMIYVTHDQIEAMTLADRIVVLNEGRIEQVGTPKDLYLRPANRFVAGFIGSPRMNFAPVRAEAAAGAWRLAGAGSLDLGGIDTPEAPVSIGVRPEALVLAGDGRPALIQGEVIRLEDLGHEHFAHIRIADDLIWTARLAGSQPPPDRGARVALAWEPADLFLFDEGERRLDRRAAAGLERAS; encoded by the coding sequence ATGGCCTCCGTCAGCCTGACCTCCGTCGCCAAGAGCTACGGGCATGTCGACGTGATCCGCGACGTCGACCTCGCCATCGCCGACGGCGAGTTCGTGGTGTTCGTCGGCCCCTCCGGCTGCGGCAAGTCGACCCTGCTGCGCCTCATCGCCGGGCTCGTGCCGGTGACCTCCGGCGACATCCGCATCGACGGCGAGGTGATGACCGACGTCCCCGCCTCGGAGCGCGGCATCGCCATCGTCTTCCAGTCCTATGCGCTCTATCCCCACATGACCGTGGCCCGGAACATCGGCTTTGCGCTGGAGACCGCCGGCCTCGGGCGGGCCGCGATCCGGGAGAAGGTCGAGCGCATCGCCGCCATGCTCCGCATCGGCCACCTCCTCGACCGCAGGCCGCGCGAGCTCTCCGGCGGCCAGCGCCAGCGCGTCGCCATCGGCCGCGCCCTGGTGCGCCAGCCCGAGGTCTTCCTGTTCGACGAGCCGCTCTCCAACCTCGACACCGACCTGCGCACCGAGATGCGGGTCGAGATCGCCCGGCTGCACGACGAGCTCGGCACCACCATGATCTACGTCACCCACGACCAGATCGAGGCCATGACCCTGGCGGACCGCATCGTCGTGCTCAACGAGGGCCGCATCGAGCAGGTCGGCACCCCCAAGGACCTCTATCTCAGGCCGGCGAACCGCTTCGTCGCCGGCTTCATCGGCTCGCCGCGGATGAATTTCGCGCCCGTGCGCGCCGAGGCCGCGGCCGGGGCCTGGCGCCTCGCCGGTGCCGGCAGCCTCGACCTCGGCGGCATCGACACGCCTGAGGCCCCCGTCTCGATCGGCGTGCGGCCCGAGGCGCTCGTCCTGGCCGGTGACGGCCGGCCGGCCCTGATCCAGGGCGAGGTGATCCGCCTGGAAGACCTCGGGCACGAACATTTCGCCCATATCCGCATCGCCGACGACCTGATCTGGACGGCACGGCTGGCCGGCTCCCAACCCCCGCCGGACCGCGGCGCCCGCGTCGCCCTCGCCTGGGAGCCGGCCGACCTCTTCCTCTTCGACGAGGGCGAACGCCGGCTCGACCGCCGCGCCGCCGCCGGCCTGGAGCGAGCCTCGTGA
- a CDS encoding Gfo/Idh/MocA family protein: MSIRVGLIGLGEVAQLMHLPLLADDPRFRIAAVMDVSPSLLAHVAARYGVGKTYADARALLGDPEIDAVFILTPDHLHAGLLSQAMDAGKHVFIEKPVCLTLAELEPILPRAATYGKTLFVGYMRRFSRPFLELKRRLPPADEIIHVRIRDLICEGPFFIRQTRPVFYPTDVPRPIIEAGRAETDRLLRSAIGERSSAEQRRAYQVLTGLSSHSFSAMRELFGMPQGLHAAVQHKGERIVALFDYGHFTAVYEAVINNVARFDAGIEVLTDRQQFRVTYDTPYVRNLPTQLTVTTSTDTDTHSEIVGPSYEDPFRIELDAFHDCIAGGARPKTTLEDARQDLDLFAAVGRAFPA, translated from the coding sequence ATGAGTATCCGGGTCGGCCTGATCGGGCTTGGCGAAGTCGCGCAGCTGATGCACCTGCCCCTGCTCGCCGACGACCCGCGCTTCCGCATCGCGGCGGTCATGGACGTCTCGCCCTCGCTCCTCGCCCATGTGGCGGCGCGCTACGGCGTCGGCAAGACCTATGCCGATGCGCGGGCGCTGCTCGGCGACCCCGAGATCGACGCGGTGTTCATCCTGACGCCCGACCATCTCCATGCCGGCCTCCTGTCGCAGGCGATGGACGCCGGCAAGCACGTGTTCATCGAGAAGCCGGTGTGCCTGACGCTCGCCGAGCTCGAGCCGATCCTGCCTCGGGCCGCGACCTATGGGAAGACGCTGTTCGTCGGCTACATGCGCCGCTTCTCCCGGCCCTTCCTGGAGCTGAAGCGCCGGCTGCCGCCGGCGGACGAGATCATCCACGTCCGCATCCGCGACCTCATCTGCGAAGGCCCGTTCTTCATCCGCCAGACCCGGCCGGTGTTCTATCCCACCGACGTGCCGCGGCCGATCATCGAGGCCGGCCGCGCCGAGACGGACCGGCTGCTGCGCTCGGCGATCGGCGAGAGGTCCTCCGCCGAGCAGCGGCGCGCCTATCAGGTCCTGACCGGCCTGTCCTCGCACAGCTTCTCGGCGATGCGCGAGCTGTTCGGCATGCCGCAGGGGCTGCACGCGGCCGTGCAGCACAAGGGTGAGCGCATCGTCGCCCTGTTCGACTACGGGCATTTCACCGCGGTCTACGAGGCGGTGATCAACAATGTCGCGCGCTTCGACGCCGGCATCGAGGTGCTGACCGACCGCCAGCAGTTCCGGGTGACCTACGACACGCCCTATGTGCGCAACCTGCCGACGCAGCTCACGGTGACCACTTCGACGGACACGGACACGCACAGCGAAATCGTCGGGCCGAGCTACGAGGACCCGTTCCGCATCGAGCTCGACGCCTTCCATGACTGCATCGCCGGCGGCGCCCGGCCGAAGACGACGCTGGAGGACGCGCGCCAGGACCTCGACCTCTTCGCCGCCGTCGGCCGCGCCTTTCCGGCCTGA
- a CDS encoding FAD-dependent oxidoreductase produces the protein MNGNEESCDVLVIGSGSAALSAALRAAAGGLDVLVLEKTGWLGGTSAMSGAGVWLPANPIAKAAGLDDSPEEALAYLRAVSPPGWQVEEDRLWQAFAEAAPRLAAFLIERTPLRFELIDEPDPMSEQPGGKLRGRMLSPKALSRRLLGRHAGTLRRSTLPHLFTYREMVDSDPYHHPVRAALRVLPKLAWRLLTDAGGQGTALMTGLLKGCLDAGCRIELKSRAMELLRDESNAVTGAAVEQDGRRRTIRARRGVVLATGGFEWHAGLLAEHFPGPLDRRGSPRTNAGDGQIMAAAAGARLDRMDQANIYPCLPTTYEGQPHGLPFTFQAEPHSIVVDRHGRRFISESDFNIGEAMDRRDPATGEPVHLPVWLIGDRRLLRRSLPFLWYARKQPGWVIKAPSIEALAGRTGVPAGALAETIARFNRFCDQGRDEDFARGESAWESYKSHGPEGKFGRLDEAPFVAMSLNRSILGTKGGARTNERGQVLREDGSIIAGLYAAGLAMANPIGTRAVGAGTTLGPNLTWGFICAETLLRENR, from the coding sequence GTGAACGGGAACGAAGAGAGCTGCGACGTCCTGGTGATCGGCTCGGGCTCGGCCGCGCTGTCGGCGGCGCTGCGGGCGGCCGCCGGCGGGCTCGATGTCCTGGTGCTGGAGAAGACAGGCTGGCTCGGCGGCACCAGCGCCATGTCCGGCGCCGGTGTGTGGCTGCCGGCCAATCCGATCGCCAAGGCCGCCGGCCTCGACGACAGCCCGGAGGAGGCGCTCGCCTATCTGCGCGCCGTCTCGCCGCCGGGCTGGCAGGTCGAGGAGGACCGGCTGTGGCAGGCCTTCGCAGAGGCCGCCCCGCGCCTCGCCGCCTTCCTGATCGAGCGCACGCCGCTGCGCTTCGAGCTGATCGACGAGCCCGACCCGATGTCCGAGCAGCCCGGCGGCAAGCTGCGCGGGCGCATGCTCTCGCCCAAGGCGCTGAGCCGTCGCCTGCTGGGGCGCCATGCCGGGACGCTCCGCCGCTCGACCCTGCCGCACCTCTTCACCTATCGCGAGATGGTCGACAGCGACCCCTATCACCATCCGGTGCGGGCGGCGCTGCGCGTCCTGCCCAAGCTCGCCTGGCGCCTCCTCACCGATGCCGGCGGCCAGGGCACGGCGCTGATGACCGGCCTGCTCAAAGGCTGCCTCGACGCCGGCTGCCGTATCGAGCTGAAGTCACGCGCCATGGAGCTGCTGCGCGACGAGAGCAACGCCGTCACCGGCGCCGCGGTCGAGCAAGACGGGCGCCGGCGCACCATCAGGGCGCGCCGCGGCGTGGTGCTGGCGACCGGCGGGTTCGAATGGCATGCCGGCCTGCTCGCCGAGCATTTCCCCGGCCCGCTCGACCGGCGCGGCAGCCCGCGCACCAATGCGGGCGACGGCCAGATCATGGCCGCCGCCGCCGGCGCCCGGCTCGACCGCATGGACCAGGCCAACATCTATCCCTGCCTGCCCACCACCTATGAGGGCCAGCCGCACGGCCTGCCCTTCACCTTCCAGGCCGAGCCGCATTCGATCGTGGTCGACCGCCACGGCCGGCGCTTCATCAGCGAGAGCGACTTCAACATCGGCGAGGCCATGGACCGCCGCGATCCCGCCACCGGCGAGCCCGTGCACCTGCCGGTCTGGCTCATCGGCGACCGGCGCCTGCTGCGCCGCTCGCTGCCCTTCCTCTGGTATGCAAGGAAGCAGCCGGGCTGGGTGATCAAGGCGCCCAGCATCGAGGCCCTGGCCGGCCGGACCGGCGTGCCCGCCGGCGCCCTGGCGGAGACCATCGCCCGCTTCAACCGCTTCTGCGACCAGGGCCGCGACGAGGATTTCGCCCGCGGCGAGTCGGCCTGGGAGAGCTACAAGTCGCACGGCCCCGAGGGCAAGTTCGGCCGGCTGGATGAGGCGCCCTTCGTTGCCATGTCGCTCAACCGCTCGATCCTCGGCACCAAGGGCGGGGCGCGCACCAACGAGCGCGGCCAGGTGCTGCGCGAGGACGGCTCGATCATCGCCGGCCTCTATGCCGCGGGCCTGGCCATGGCCAACCCGATCGGCACCCGCGCCGTCGGCGCCGGGACGACCCTGGGGCCGAACCTCACCTGGGGTTTCATCTGCGCCGAGACGCTGCTCCGGGAGAACCGGTAG
- a CDS encoding cobalamin-dependent protein (Presence of a B(12) (cobalamin)-binding domain implies dependence on cobalamin itself, in one of its several forms, or in some unusual lineages, dependence on a cobalamin-like analog.): MALPSKPTAGVRLARADVLPPGPLGGGEAFARGRAGAATVRLGRSAFLEARGAASELEVKRRMIAERRFSFHAQIGYRAIEDSRRAWAGIHDRLAEKGAAPDRYGICLDWSMGYPAAERRGRPRGTGMILESPADFIALTAMAPVAPHFGDFVLGMPAAVENAAAALLAGSTTIGNLSQYFTFRLPGWGNDVGTTLATVEALGLIKAQPVPILIHSNLDDGYAAWFEDMGSALGFAMVERWIVEDLIGLPLGHCFGHTFSEPAKRLAFQIALARANPTPGTMLYGNTTLYGPEPVANYGALASYMLVDAFALWSTPSGQALTPIPVTEARRIPTVEEVVDAHLAARRLVERIGDLAPILSTAAAEPIAETLFARGVRFRDRLMEGLDAAGFDLADPAEVLLALRRIGPAELERRFGERDGAEAVASPFVDEIEQLARQVLAAVPQAEKAALAHRRPRVVVATTDVHFYGKRLLSIVLGRLGIELVDGGVSIDPDVLARRAAESGAEAVAVSTYNGVALSFVQRLKGELARLRIEPRVFIGGRLNEILDDAGTSLPVDVTDELRQSGAVPCRRVEDLVTALAGIAPGAQT; this comes from the coding sequence ATGGCCCTTCCCTCCAAACCCACCGCCGGGGTGCGTCTTGCCCGCGCCGACGTCCTGCCGCCCGGCCCGCTCGGCGGCGGCGAGGCTTTTGCGCGCGGACGGGCGGGAGCGGCGACGGTGCGGCTCGGCCGCTCGGCCTTCCTCGAGGCGCGCGGGGCGGCCAGCGAGCTCGAGGTCAAGCGCCGGATGATCGCCGAGCGCCGCTTCAGCTTCCACGCGCAGATCGGCTATCGCGCCATCGAGGACAGCCGCCGCGCCTGGGCGGGGATCCATGACCGGCTGGCCGAGAAGGGCGCCGCCCCGGACCGCTACGGCATCTGCCTCGACTGGAGCATGGGCTACCCCGCCGCCGAGCGGCGCGGGCGCCCGCGCGGCACCGGCATGATCCTGGAAAGCCCGGCGGATTTCATCGCCCTCACCGCCATGGCGCCGGTGGCGCCGCATTTCGGCGATTTCGTCCTCGGCATGCCGGCGGCGGTGGAAAACGCGGCGGCGGCCCTGCTGGCCGGCTCCACCACCATCGGCAATCTCTCGCAGTACTTCACCTTCCGCCTGCCGGGCTGGGGCAACGATGTCGGCACCACCCTGGCGACGGTGGAGGCACTCGGCCTGATCAAGGCGCAGCCGGTGCCGATCCTGATCCATTCCAATCTCGACGACGGTTATGCCGCCTGGTTCGAGGACATGGGCTCGGCGCTCGGCTTCGCCATGGTCGAGCGCTGGATCGTCGAGGATCTGATCGGCCTGCCGCTCGGCCATTGCTTCGGCCACACCTTCAGCGAGCCGGCCAAGCGCCTCGCCTTCCAGATCGCCCTCGCCCGCGCCAACCCGACGCCCGGCACCATGCTCTACGGCAACACCACGCTCTACGGGCCGGAGCCGGTGGCCAATTACGGTGCGCTGGCGAGCTACATGCTGGTCGACGCCTTCGCCTTATGGTCCACCCCCTCGGGCCAGGCGCTGACGCCGATCCCGGTCACCGAGGCCCGGCGCATTCCGACGGTCGAGGAGGTGGTCGACGCCCATCTCGCCGCCCGCCGGCTGGTCGAGCGCATCGGCGACCTCGCCCCGATCCTGTCGACGGCAGCGGCCGAGCCGATCGCCGAGACCCTGTTCGCCCGCGGCGTCCGCTTCCGCGACCGGCTGATGGAGGGTCTCGACGCCGCCGGCTTCGATCTCGCCGATCCCGCCGAGGTGCTGCTGGCGCTGCGCCGCATCGGCCCGGCCGAGCTGGAGCGCCGCTTCGGCGAGCGCGATGGCGCCGAGGCGGTCGCCAGTCCCTTCGTCGACGAGATCGAGCAACTGGCGCGGCAGGTCCTCGCCGCGGTGCCGCAGGCCGAGAAGGCGGCGCTGGCGCACCGCCGGCCGCGGGTGGTGGTCGCCACGACGGACGTGCATTTCTACGGCAAGCGCCTTTTGTCCATCGTGCTCGGCCGGCTCGGCATCGAGCTCGTCGATGGCGGCGTCAGCATCGATCCGGACGTGCTGGCCCGGCGTGCCGCCGAGAGCGGCGCCGAGGCCGTGGCGGTCTCCACCTATAACGGCGTGGCGCTGAGCTTCGTCCAGCGCCTCAAGGGTGAGCTCGCGCGGCTGCGCATCGAGCCGCGCGTCTTCATCGGCGGCCGCCTGAACGAGATTCTCGACGATGCCGGCACCTCGCTGCCGGTCGACGTCACCGACGAGCTGCGCCAGAGCGGCGCCGTGCCCTGCCGGCGCGTCGAGGATCTGGTGACGGCGCTGGCCGGCATCGCGCCCGGCGCACAGACATGA